In Pangasianodon hypophthalmus isolate fPanHyp1 chromosome 3, fPanHyp1.pri, whole genome shotgun sequence, a single genomic region encodes these proteins:
- the dnajc12 gene encoding dnaJ homolog subfamily C member 12 isoform X2, translating to MEKIINCKMEDLEDYYGLLGCDESSTTEQIMAEYKVRALSCHPDKHPENPEAAQDFQKLQQAKDVLTDETKRRKYDYWLRSSITVPFREWQALSDTVKISMHWALKSKKEPMLKAAKDTPEFQAGQSETQVPIEGNSSDEELSSSGYWHHKFRCAGDPPSALLKKFRNYQI from the exons ATGGAGAagataataaattgtaaaatggaaGATCTGGAAGATTATTACGGCTTGCTTGGGTGCGATGAGTCGTCAACG ACTGAACAAATTATGGCAGAGTATAAAGTGAGAGCCCTGTCTTGCCACCCTGACAAACATCCGGAAAATCCTGAAGCAG CACAAGACTTTCAAAAGTTACAACAGGCCAAAGATGTTCtcacagatgagaccaaaagaagaaaatatgaTTACTGGTTGAGAAGTAGCATCACTGTTCCATTCAGGGAATGGCAGGCCTTGAGTGACACAGTTAAAATT TCAATGCATTGGGCCCTTAAAAGCAAAAAGGAGCCAATGCTAAAAGCAGCAAAAGACACACCTGAATTCCAAGCTGGTCAGTCAGAAACTCAAGTGCCAATAGAGGGGAATTCATCCGATGAAGAACTCTCTTCCA GTGGTTATTGGCATCACAAATTTCGGTGTGCGGGTGATCCTCCTTCAGCCCTCTTGAAAAAGTTTAGAAATTATCAAATATGA
- the dnajc12 gene encoding dnaJ homolog subfamily C member 12 isoform X1 yields MSRAQITEGASTLMEKIINCKMEDLEDYYGLLGCDESSTTEQIMAEYKVRALSCHPDKHPENPEAAQDFQKLQQAKDVLTDETKRRKYDYWLRSSITVPFREWQALSDTVKISMHWALKSKKEPMLKAAKDTPEFQAGQSETQVPIEGNSSDEELSSSGYWHHKFRCAGDPPSALLKKFRNYQI; encoded by the exons ATGTCGAGAGCACA GATCACTGAGGGTGCTTCCACACTCATGGAGAagataataaattgtaaaatggaaGATCTGGAAGATTATTACGGCTTGCTTGGGTGCGATGAGTCGTCAACG ACTGAACAAATTATGGCAGAGTATAAAGTGAGAGCCCTGTCTTGCCACCCTGACAAACATCCGGAAAATCCTGAAGCAG CACAAGACTTTCAAAAGTTACAACAGGCCAAAGATGTTCtcacagatgagaccaaaagaagaaaatatgaTTACTGGTTGAGAAGTAGCATCACTGTTCCATTCAGGGAATGGCAGGCCTTGAGTGACACAGTTAAAATT TCAATGCATTGGGCCCTTAAAAGCAAAAAGGAGCCAATGCTAAAAGCAGCAAAAGACACACCTGAATTCCAAGCTGGTCAGTCAGAAACTCAAGTGCCAATAGAGGGGAATTCATCCGATGAAGAACTCTCTTCCA GTGGTTATTGGCATCACAAATTTCGGTGTGCGGGTGATCCTCCTTCAGCCCTCTTGAAAAAGTTTAGAAATTATCAAATATGA